The genome window TTCCGATATTTGCAGCTAATTCCACATGATGACCATCTGAAGTTACAGTCTTTTCATTCATAAGCTTGATCCATTCTTCTTTTCGTGTTTCAAAATCGGCTAGTTTCCTCTTATATTGCATAACCATTTCTTGAGAAGGATTAATAAGTACTTCCCCTTTTAGACCATCCACAATCACAAAATCTCCGGTATTAATCACCTCAGTTGCGGTTTTAGTGCCTACAATAGCAGGAATTTCCATTGAACGAGCCATTATGGCAGAATGGGATGTCCTGCCGCCAATATCCGTTGTAAACCCTTTTACAAATGTACGGTTTAATTGTGCTGTATCTGAAGGAGTTAAATCTTCGGCAACAATAATTACCTCTTCCATAATCATACTTGGATTTACAATTTTTACGCCTAATAGGTGTGAAAGCACCCGTTTTCTCACATCACGAATATCAGCAATACGTTCCTTCATATACTCGTTATCCATTTGTTCAAACAATGTGATAAACATATCTGTAGTATTATCAAGAGCATATTCAGCATTTACCTTTGTTGTCTTAATGTTATCCCTGATATGATTTAATAGGTCTGGGTCACTTAGAATCAGTAAGTGTGCATCGAAAATAATTGCTTTGTCATCGCCTAGTTCTTTTTTTGCTCGATCCCGTATTTCCTCAAGCTCCTTTTTCGCATTTCCAATGGCAGATTGAAAACGTTGAATTTCCTTTTCGATGTCTTCAATCATTTCTTTTTCAAACGAAAGATCCGGTTCTACTAAACGATATGCTTTTGCCATTGCAATTCCGCTTGAAGCCGCAATACCGTTTAATAAAGGTGTTCGATCTGTAAAAGAACTCATTATAACGCTAGACCTTCCTTCTTTAAAATTTCTTCTATGCTTTGTAATGCTTCTTTTTCATCGGTACCGTCAACAATAATTTTGATTTCTGCACCTTGGCCGATTCCTAGAGCCATTACGCCCATGATGGATTTTAAGTTTACTCTCTTTTCGTTATATTCAAGCTGAATACTTGAATCATATTTCCCAGCAACCTTTACTAAAATAGATGCGGGGCGAGCATGAATTCCTGTTTCTTCAATAACCTGATATTGTTTTTCAATCATATTTTTTCCTGCTCCTTTTCTTATTACTTTTACTTCAAACGAATAAAGGCTAACTTTAACGCCGAATATATTCACCAACACCTCTAGTACCCCACTGCGGTAACGCTATTGTGGAGTGGGGGTCAGACTCCAAAAATTATTGTTTGTTTTTTCGAATTTCCTTCGCCTTGTTCGCTTCTTCCATAAAAATGCGAGCTCGTTCAGAATCAATTGGATTTTTCATATCGCCTTTTTTCACCCATGTAGCCACCGATACGCCATCATAGTATTTTAGTAGTTCATAAATGTTATCTCCAGTTGCTCCGCCGCCTAAGAAGATAGGAGTATCAGGCAATTTCGTTCTTACCTTCTCGATCATCTCAATGCTTTCAGCCGGGCTATTTCCTGCGATAAATAGTCCATCTGCAAATGCCTCGTGAACGGCCTCCCAAGCGGCATTTTCAATCGGTTTACGGCCTAGTGGCACGCCATGGACTTCGTATACATCGGCAAAAACCGGCACTTTAGTTCTGATTCTTTTTCTAAGACTAGCAATATCAACGCATTGCGCTTCAAGAATGCCCGCGCTCGTTACATTTGCTCCGGTAAAGAGATGTTCTACCCTTACAAAGTCTGCACCCACCGCATCGGCGACAGATAATCCGGCAACGCCATCCCAGTTCATCAAAATACCCATTGTTAAGTTAGGAAACTCTTTTCTAATTTCATAAGCAATTCTAGTCATATAGGCAATTGCTTCTGGCTCAGCATGCTGCTTAACCGGCATATCATTCATATTTTGAATAATGATTCCGTCAAAGCCATTTTCCTGCACCATCACGGTTTCCTTTAAGGAATAGTACACAATCTCATCAATTGTTTGATCAGTGTGTCGATAACTTCCCGGAAGTGGCGGCGGCTGAATCATCGATAAGACGGTACAATTTGGTTTGAACGCTACCATTAGATCGCTCCTCCTAACTTTTTATAGTAATTCATGCTGACATTGAAAATTTGATTTACCGGGATAATTCCCTCTTCAGTAATAAACCCTGATATATGCTTAGGTGTTACCCCAAGTAATTCAGGAGCCTTAAAGTCTATATTTTCTACAAGATTTTGATCCGGCCAATCTTTGGTTAATTTCTTCTCTAATTCTTGGACAACTAACATTTTCTTATATCCATAAATCGGGCGAATATCCAATTTAATCAAAGGGGTTAGAAAATACAATGGAATTTTATAATAGTCACAAACTAAACCTACGATATCAGAGCCAGTTGTATTAAAGCCTGTCCCATCAGGAAAAAACGTTTCTGCTCCCATTAGCGCGACATCGCATTCTTTTAGGTAATACATCAGCGCAGCATCCGGGAAAAACTTAATTTGATGACCTGCTTCCTGGCAGACTTTCACATAAGGAAGTCCACCATCAATAATGCGGCTTTCGGGAATATATATGGTATAGGTTTGCTCATTTTCGCCTATTCTTTTCAAAAATTTATCAACAGTACTTGAGTAATCATAAACCAAAATATTTTTCATATCTTTGACAGCAAAATTGGCGTAGTCAATAACTTTTAATGTAGCTTCTTTGTTATATTCAAGGTAACCATTCTTTTGATTAATGATTTCTTCAACAGCTTCATCAATTGGTTTGTCTGAATGACTTTCCAGGTTGTTTGTCATCAGTAAGATAGCATTGCTAACCGCCTGACTTGCTTCTCCTCTTGTTTTGATAAAAAATTGGCTAACAGATTGAATTTTTACTATGATTTCTTTGACGTGACATTTATTTTGTTTTCCGTCCAATGCTATCGATTCAATCATGTCACCGATTATGGAAATGTGATTGCCTGCGCCCAATACTTTTTGTCCAACAATATCATCAAATAATGATTGAACGTCTGTAGTCAAAAGATTTCTAACACTTTCTGCTGCCTGAATCATATAAAACCGTCTCCTTCTCGTCTACTAGGCTATTTACACAAACTTTGTTACGAATCATGTGCAAATAGCCATTTGTAGTGGATATTTGTCCTGCAGGTTTAAAGAAAAAAATATCCTTTATTCATGGTGACTTTATTTCTTTAATAAATCTTCAGCGTTTTTATAATAGATACTTCCCAGATAGTCCTCTTCCAAGTTAAACATATCAAAAAGGTCAATCGAACATTTGGTCAACGTTGTAGGATAATAAGAACCGAATAGTAATTTTTCCTTTGGTAACACGGAAAATGCTTTTCTAAGAACTTGCACTTCATACTGGTTAGAGGTTTCAACTAGGATATTGTCGTGTTCATTGGCAACATCTACACAGCTATAGCCGTAGTCAAAGCAACCGATATGAAGGAAAATAAATGTGATATTTGGGTGCTTTTTTGCATGAAGAGCCCATTGCTGAGGCATTGACATTGAGCCAATTCCTGTGAAAACTTTCACTGGTGTTTGGGTTTCTTCGACAATATCGAGAATTTGGTCGATATTAGAACAGCTATCAGGATAGTAGCCATGTTCTATTGAATTAAATTCAATCATTTTGATTCCAGAAAGCTGAAGCACTCTCTTCGTTTCATCTACTGAACTGTCTTCTTTTGGATTTATGACGGCACAGCCAACTAATTGATTGGGGTGCCTTGTTACAAGATCCGAAATATAGTTATTTTGATCCTGGATTGACTTTCCTTCTAACGCAGAGACAACCCTTAAGGAAATATAGTTTTTTTTCATATCATCTAGTAATTCTTGTTCGAGATATTCGTGAGTTGTCTCATCCCTTTTGATATGAGCATGTATATCGATAATCAAATTTCTTCACCTTCTTGTTTGATTTTCATGTAAGGGCAGCTTCTTCCCTCCAGCGATTTTGGGAGGATAGGGACGGTGCCGCTTCTATTATCCTAAAAGTCCTGCGTATACTCCGACGATTCCAAAAATCATAGTTAAGAAGATTAATTTAATGGGTGATACTTTTTTCTTTGTGATGAGGTAATACATGAGACCGGTGTAGAGTAATCCAAGTACCCCAGGCATTAAATTATCTAATGTTTCTTGAATACTGATGGTTGTCTCTCCAGACGTATATTTGATTGGGACATTTACAACCACTAATAATGGAATGAATCCACCGACAATAATATAGGCAGCAATACCGGCAAGTTCTGAAATCCTA of Lysinibacillus agricola contains these proteins:
- a CDS encoding phosphocarrier protein HPr; its protein translation is MIEKQYQVIEETGIHARPASILVKVAGKYDSSIQLEYNEKRVNLKSIMGVMALGIGQGAEIKIIVDGTDEKEALQSIEEILKKEGLAL
- a CDS encoding BtpA/SgcQ family protein; this translates as MVAFKPNCTVLSMIQPPPLPGSYRHTDQTIDEIVYYSLKETVMVQENGFDGIIIQNMNDMPVKQHAEPEAIAYMTRIAYEIRKEFPNLTMGILMNWDGVAGLSVADAVGADFVRVEHLFTGANVTSAGILEAQCVDIASLRKRIRTKVPVFADVYEVHGVPLGRKPIENAAWEAVHEAFADGLFIAGNSPAESIEMIEKVRTKLPDTPIFLGGGATGDNIYELLKYYDGVSVATWVKKGDMKNPIDSERARIFMEEANKAKEIRKNKQ
- a CDS encoding amidohydrolase family protein — its product is MIIDIHAHIKRDETTHEYLEQELLDDMKKNYISLRVVSALEGKSIQDQNNYISDLVTRHPNQLVGCAVINPKEDSSVDETKRVLQLSGIKMIEFNSIEHGYYPDSCSNIDQILDIVEETQTPVKVFTGIGSMSMPQQWALHAKKHPNITFIFLHIGCFDYGYSCVDVANEHDNILVETSNQYEVQVLRKAFSVLPKEKLLFGSYYPTTLTKCSIDLFDMFNLEEDYLGSIYYKNAEDLLKK